Genomic segment of Pirellulales bacterium:
CGGCACGGTGACGCCGGCGTTTTTGCAGGTGATCGACGAAATCGCCGCCGCAAATCACATCGTCGAAGCAACCATCAGCGGCGATGCAAGAGGCGCGCGCGTCCGGCTCACATTTTCTTCACACGTTCCGGTCCATTGTCAGCAACAATTGCGGAACTGGTGGGCCGATCATGGGAGGGTGGCAGCGCAAGATC
This window contains:
- a CDS encoding DUF3634 family protein, producing the protein MELLDGTLQVKIGTVTPAFLQVIDEIAAANHIVEATISGDARGARVRLTFSSHVPVHCQQQLRNWWADHGRVAAQDRLTNRCD